The Delphinus delphis chromosome 7, mDelDel1.2, whole genome shotgun sequence genome includes a window with the following:
- the DBI gene encoding acyl-CoA-binding protein, whose amino-acid sequence MSQAEFEKAAEEVKHLKTKPADDEMLFIYSHYKQATMGDINIERPGMLDLKGKAKWDAWNELKGTSREDAMKAYVDKVEELKKKYGI is encoded by the exons ATGTCTCAG GCTGAGTTTGAGAAAGCTGCTGAGGAAGTTAAGCACCTCAAGACCAAGCCAGCAGACGATGAGATGCTGTTCATCTACAGCCACTACAAACAAGCAACTATGGGTGACATAAATATAG AACGGCCTGGAATGTTGGACCTCAAAGGCAAGGCCAAGTGGGATGCCTGGAATGAGCTGAAAG GGACTTCCAGGGAAGATGCCATGAAAGCTTATGTCGACAaagtagaagaactaaagaaaaaatatggaatatAA